The DNA segment TGGCCGGCTCCTCCGTATGCGGCTCTAGCCGCGGGTGGCGAGACTCCCGAGACTAATCCGCGAACGTGCGGATGTGAGCCGGCCGTTCATTTGGTCTTAGTTCGCCGCGCGGCGATCCCAGCCTGCCGAGCATCGCGACGACGGAGCGCCGCGCGGCTCAAGGGCGCTCCGCCCTCGCCGCCCGCCCCGCGCAGCCTCGCTACGCCTCGGCAGCTCCCCCCGCCCCAGCGCACTCGCGCGAGGGAATGTCGCGCTCCGGCTTCTGCCCCGGGGAATGACGAAGGGGAAGGGGACTGACGGTGTGCCGTGCGTCGCGAGGTCGGGGGCGAAGCGGAGGCGCCTGCGAAGTGGCGCGACGAAACGTTCGGTGCTGACGTCGGGAGTGTGTTTTCGCGCGGCGTAGCCGAAGCCGCAGCTTCGCCCTCGACCTCGCGGACCCACCGGCACCGACGCCCGCCGCCTTCGCCGTCAGACCTTCGTCGATCCCAGGAGGTTCCCGCCGAGCCGCGCGTGCCCGACGCGCGGGTCGCCGATCACGTTGATGACGGACGCTCGCCCCGAGCGGAAGGCGCGTTCGAGCGCGGGCCGGATCTCCGCCGGCCTGGTCACGTGCTCGCCGTGGCAGCCGATCGCCTCGAACATGCGATCGTAGCGGAGCTCCGGCAGCATGTCGAAGGGATCGACGCGCCCGCGCAGCATCGGCATCTGATCGAAGGACGGGCCCCACGAGCTGTTGTTCCACACGAGGGTGTGGACGGGCAGCTTGTGCTTGAGCGCCGTCTCGATCTCCATTCCGCCGATCCCGAGGCCGCCGTCGCCGATGACGACGATCACCTGCTTGCCCGGTCGCGCGAGCTGCGCGCCGATGCCCATGCCGATGCCGTGACCGACCGGTGCGAGCGGACCGGCGTCGACGATCTGACCGGGAAAGCGTGCCGCGAACCACTGCGAGAGCCATCCCGAGAGCGTGAAGCTGTCGATGACGAGCGTCGCGTCGCGATCCATCACGTCGAGGAGCTCGCGCGTGAGGCGCGCAGGATGGATCGGGCTCGCGTCATGCACCTCGGCTTCCTGCACGCGCAGCGCCTCGTCGAAGCGCGTGCGCGTCGTCGCGACCTCGGCGAGCCACGCGCCGCCGCGGCGCCGCGCGCCGTCGAGACCGAGCGCTTCGGCGCGCGCGAGCAGCTGCGCCAGTACGAGCTTCGGGTCGCCGACGATCGGGAGGTCGGCCGGCACGTGCCAGCCGACACGCGACGGCGTCGGATCGACCTGGATGTACGTCGCCTCCGCGCTCCACGTCGGCGGCTCGCCGAAGTGCTCGCCGCTCCAGAACTTGAACCCGATCGCGAGGATCACGTCGGCACGGCCCGTGAAGGGCTTCTTCCAGGCACCGCGCACCGCGAGCGGATCCTCTTCGGACACGGCGCCCTGTCCGGCGCGGCGCGTGTAGACGGGGATCTGCATGCGCGTCGCGAAGGCCCGCAGCTCCCCCGCCGCGTCGGACCAGAAGATGCCGTCGCCGGCGACGATGAGCGGACGCTCCGCACGCGCGAGCCGCTCGAGCGCGCGCTCGATCGTGGCGGGATCTCCGGCGCTCCGCATCGCGTCCTGGGGATAGATCCGCGCGCCGCGTCGCTGCCCTGCGACGTCGTCCTGCTGGTACAGGACGTTGGTCGGGATCTCGACCAGCGTCGGACCCGGCGGCGGGCTCATCGCCTCGCGGAACGCCATCCGCAGGTCGACCTCGATCGTCGACCAGTCGAGCACGCGCTTGGTGA comes from the Candidatus Eisenbacteria bacterium genome and includes:
- a CDS encoding thiamine pyrophosphate-binding protein: MPDDTRSMGNSIGRALPQPGDARLDGGALVGRILGEQEVRYLFTVNGGHIWPILSHLREHDVQMIHMRHEQSCAYAADAYARTSGRPGLLSVTAGCGLTNAVTGLCVAGLTGSPVVCIAGQHPTTEDYLGSFQEAYGSEICRTFSKFTKRVLDWSTIEVDLRMAFREAMSPPPGPTLVEIPTNVLYQQDDVAGQRRGARIYPQDAMRSAGDPATIERALERLARAERPLIVAGDGIFWSDAAGELRAFATRMQIPVYTRRAGQGAVSEEDPLAVRGAWKKPFTGRADVILAIGFKFWSGEHFGEPPTWSAEATYIQVDPTPSRVGWHVPADLPIVGDPKLVLAQLLARAEALGLDGARRRGGAWLAEVATTRTRFDEALRVQEAEVHDASPIHPARLTRELLDVMDRDATLVIDSFTLSGWLSQWFAARFPGQIVDAGPLAPVGHGIGMGIGAQLARPGKQVIVVIGDGGLGIGGMEIETALKHKLPVHTLVWNNSSWGPSFDQMPMLRGRVDPFDMLPELRYDRMFEAIGCHGEHVTRPAEIRPALERAFRSGRASVINVIGDPRVGHARLGGNLLGSTKV